A part of Manduca sexta isolate Smith_Timp_Sample1 chromosome 10, JHU_Msex_v1.0, whole genome shotgun sequence genomic DNA contains:
- the LOC115455799 gene encoding pre-mRNA 3' end processing protein WDR33: protein MDYGHPQPNLSMPPPGMGMGPPMGPPMGPPGRNNMRHNFRPFNYQMRFPPQGPLNMTQDDFDGKRLRKSVMRKTVDYNAAIIKALECRVWQRDWRDRHALQPDAMYTPDLLPPPSYAENPINAVTTRFVKTATNKMRCPIFAVAWTPEGRRLITGASSGEFTLWNGLTFNFETILQAHDSPVRSMVWSHGEGWMVTGDHSGFIKYWQSNMNNVKMYQAHKEAVRGISFSPSDSKIVTCSDDGTLRIFDFYRCQEERILRGHGADVKCVQWHPTKALIVSGSKDNQQPIKLWDPKSGTALSTLHAHKSTVMDLKWNDNGNWLITASRDHLLKLFDIRKLGSELQIFRGHKKEASSVVWHPTHEGLFCSGGSDGAILFWNVGTDKEVGCIEGAHESIVWTMAWHPLGHILCSGSNDHTSKFWTRNRPGDLMRDKYNLNTLPPGVQDDNDLEEPAVIPGMGPEDKVEIFSSDTDKVIPGLDLDTTFVPMEFEKKVKKVPYSKPIPRNFQAQWNHGPTADDAASEALTQALVESVPGAIPLQQITPSAIFIYGKLIIVEPGSKLEKSISEGPMALKKYIATGEIEELHDVMPHLEDDADEDNFQPFEYPDQEENPGENADEDMEDDSYNDYEHEQDYYDNEMNATEQSNQDQDEDNYNNGSDRSNMSSMNNMPPMNNMMRPPGPMGSMRPPMVPPMRPLLIPPPHMTGMPPPIGTMPPMTTMPPPLGTMPPINAMPPMVNMPPMGNMSLRPPFSDNGYNKQRFDSNYEQSFSPNNEEYNEDDSYEQNYDDENNYNEEDNGNEGFSRNQRWDGGYRGRSRGRGRGMNGHGGRGNWRGNGGMRGSPRNRRSSGGNRSYRRGGKPISN from the coding sequence ATGGATTACGGCCATCCTCAACCGAATCTGTCAATGCCTCCACCCGGCATGGGCATGGGTCCTCCTATGGGCCCGCCTATGGGTCCACCCGGGCGCAACAACATGCGCCATAACTTTAGGCCTTTCAACTACCAGATGCGGTTTCCACCTCAGGGTCCCCTTAATATGACTCAAGACGATTTCGATGGTAAACGCTTACGTAAATCTGTTATGCGTAAAACTGTAGACTATAATGCTGCTATTATCAAAGCACTAGAATGTCGCGTTTGGCAACGGGACTGGCGGGACCGACACGCGCTGCAGCCCGACGCTATGTATACTCCTGATCTCTTACCGCCGCCCTCTTACGCTGAAAACCCCATAAATGCCGTGACAACGCGTTTCGTTAAAACTGCAACAAATAAAATGAGGTGTCCCATATTTGCTGTAGCTTGGACACCGGAAGGTCGAAGATTAATAACTGGGGCTTCTTCGGGCGAATTTACTTTGTGGAATggtttaacatttaattttgaaactatCCTTCAGGCTCATGATTCTCCAGTTAGGTCCATGGTATGGTCACACGGAGAAGGATGGATGGTAACAGGTGATCACTCAGGGTTTATCAAATATTGGCAAAGCAATATGAATAATGTTAAGATGTATCAAGCTCATAAGGAAGCAGTTAGAGGAATAAGTTTCAGTCCTAGTGATTCCAAAATAGTAACATGTTCCGATGATGGGACACTGCGTATCTTCGACTTCTATAGATGTCAAGAGGAAAGGATATTGAGGGGACACGGGGCTGATGTGAAGTGTGTTCAGTGGCACCCGACTAAAGCTCTCATTGTGTCTGGAAGCAAAGATAACCAGCAGCCTATTAAACTATGGGATCCAAAATCAGGAACAGCTTTATCAACCTTGCATGCTCATAAATCTACAGTTATGGATCTCAAATGGAATGATAATGGAAATTGGTTGATAACGGCTTCTCGTGATCACTTACTCAAATTGTTTGACATTCGGAAATTAGGATcggaattacaaatatttagagGTCACAAGAAGGAAGCATCTAGCGTAGTATGGCATCCCACACATGAAGGATTATTTTGTTCAGGAGGTTCAGATGGAGCTATTTTATTCTGGAATGTTGGTACTGATAAGGAAGTTGGATGCATAGAAGGAGCTCATGAATCAATTGTTTGGACAATGGCTTGGCACCCATTGGGCCATATTTTGTGCTCAGGATCTAATGATCATACATCAAAGTTTTGGACCCGCAACCGCCCTGGTGATCTCATGAGggacaaatataatttgaatacattACCTCCAGGTGTGCAGGATGATAATGATTTAGAAGAACCAGCAGTCATACCTGGAATGGGTCCTGAAGataaagttgaaatattttcttcagACACAGACAAAGTTATACCTGGTTTGGATCTGGACACAACATTTGTTCCAATGGAATTTGAGAAAAAGGTAAAGAAAGTACCCTATAGTAAGCCCATTCCAAGGAATTTCCAAGCTCAATGGAACCATGGACCTACGGCTGATGATGCTGCATCAGAAGCGTTGACACAGGCTTTAGTGGAATCTGTCCCAGGAGCAATACCTTTGCAACAAATTACCCCATCagccatatttatttatggaaaaCTAATTATAGTAGAGCCAGGATCAAAACTTGAAAAATCAATATCTGAAGGGCCTATGGCTCTCAAAAAGTATATAGCAACAGGAGAGATAGAGGAGCTACATGATGTAATGCCGCATTTGGAAGATGATGCAGATGAGGACAACTTTCAACCCTTTGAATATCCTGATCAGGAAGAAAATCCAGGTGAAAATGCGGATGAAGACATGGAAGATGATAGTTACAATGATTATGAACATGAACAAGATTATTATGACAATGAAATGAATGCCACAGAGCAGAGCAATCAAGATCAGGatgaagataattataataatggatCAGATAGGAGCAATATGAGTTCAATGAATAATATGCCACCAATGAACAATATGATGAGGCCACCAGGTCCAATGGGATCAATGAGGCCACCGATGGTACCCCCCATGCGGCCTTTGCTAATTCCCCCACCACATATGACAGGCATGCCTCCTCCTATTGGAACTATGCCACCAATGACGACTATGCCCCCGCCTTTAGGTACTATGCCCCCTATAAATGCTATGCCGCCAATGGTTAATATGCCACCAATGGGAAATATGTCACTAAGACCACCTTTCTCTGACAATGGATATAATAAACAAAGGTTTGATTCTAATTACGAACAATCCTTTTCTCCTAACAATGAAGAATATAATGAAGATGATTCTTACGAACAAAATTACGATGACGAAAATAACTACAATGAAGAAGACAATGGTAATGAAGGTTTTTCACGCAATCAGAGATGGGACGGCGGCTATAGAGGTAGAAGTAGAGGCAGGGGTCGCGGCATGAATGGTCATGGTGGACGAGGTAACTGGAGAGGCAATGGTGGCATGCGAGGATCTCCAAGAAATCGCAGAAGTTCAGGCGGTAATAGATCTTACAGAAGAGGCGGCAAACCTATTTCCAATTAG